The Polyangiaceae bacterium genome includes a region encoding these proteins:
- a CDS encoding SUMF1/EgtB/PvdO family nonheme iron enzyme, which produces MSAVVLSIAAGGTLSCADGEERNTSARAPKDAVPAQIGLSGGTVTVGVKLGKSRHTTEVQSFRIAVTPTTVAQYARCVEGGNCSAPGDSSPKCAERAAGAAGFTFDVEGAADAPVTCVTPKQAKQFCSWVGGSLPTVAQWLLAARGPNVTRFSWGNEPVTCERHWTVSWTNPRSCCRDNCNPILGAITGTKAGTGEPGRMQDTLVAPGEFVKPEADQRVLGCAPQHDVCLISGRVPGAIDEVRSFEAESAPGPATFRCSWSAE; this is translated from the coding sequence ATGTCAGCCGTCGTGCTGAGTATCGCCGCCGGCGGGACCCTTTCGTGCGCCGACGGCGAAGAGCGGAACACGTCGGCGCGGGCGCCGAAGGACGCAGTTCCGGCCCAAATCGGCCTTTCTGGCGGTACGGTGACGGTAGGCGTCAAGCTCGGAAAGTCCAGGCACACGACTGAGGTGCAGTCATTTCGCATCGCCGTCACTCCGACCACTGTCGCCCAGTACGCTCGCTGCGTGGAAGGCGGAAACTGCTCGGCTCCAGGTGACTCCTCGCCCAAGTGTGCAGAGCGCGCGGCGGGGGCGGCGGGGTTCACGTTCGATGTCGAGGGTGCCGCCGATGCGCCGGTTACGTGTGTGACACCGAAACAGGCCAAGCAGTTCTGTTCATGGGTTGGTGGGAGCCTTCCAACCGTTGCTCAGTGGTTGCTCGCGGCGCGCGGTCCGAACGTGACCCGTTTCTCTTGGGGCAATGAGCCGGTTACCTGCGAGCGCCACTGGACGGTCAGCTGGACCAATCCTCGCTCCTGTTGCCGCGACAACTGCAACCCAATCCTCGGCGCCATCACCGGAACCAAGGCGGGAACAGGTGAGCCCGGCCGAATGCAGGACACCTTGGTCGCCCCGGGCGAATTCGTCAAACCCGAAGCGGATCAGCGAGTGCTCGGGTGCGCGCCGCAGCACGACGTCTGTTTGATCTCGGGGCGCGTTCCAGGTGCGATCGACGAAGTCCGGTCGTTCGAGGCCGAGTCAGCGCCGGGCCCGGCGACGTTTCGGTGTTCATGGAGTGCCGAGTAG